The sequence below is a genomic window from Chloroflexota bacterium.
GGTCAAGTGGTGGTATCATACCCCCGCGCTGTTCGGCAGGCCCGCGACTACGGCCACTCCGTTGAGCGTGAAGTAGCCTTCCTCTTCGTCCACGGGCTCCTCCACCTCCTCGGCTATGACCACCAGCGGCGGGCCGATGAACAGCGGATGCGCGAGCGGCAAGAGGCCATCCTCTCCTCCCTCGGCATCACCCGCAAGGCGTAGCAAACCTGGATTGCAGACGGATACACAGCTATGGCAGCACAAGTCCTCTATCGCAAGTGGCGTCCCCAGCGCTTCGCCGATGTGGTAGGCCAAGAGCACGTCACTACCACCCTCCTCAACGCCCTTGCCTCCGGCCGCGTCGCCCATGCCTACCTCTTCTGCGGCCCCCGTGGCACAGGCAAGACCAGTCTGGGCCGCATCTTCGCCAAGGCCGTCAACTGCCAGAAGAACGGCAAAGGCGAGCCCTGCAATGAGTGCGAGATCTGCCTCTCTATCTCCGAAGGCCGCGCCCTCGATCTCATCGAGATAGATGCCGCCAGCAACCGCTCAATAGACGATGTCCAGAGCCTGCGCGATAAGGTCAACTTCTCCCCCAACCAGGCCCGCTACAAGGTCTATCTGATAGACGAAGTCCACCAGCTCTCCCGCGATGCCGCCAGCGCCCTTCTCAAAACCCTGGAAGAGCCTCCGCCCCACACCCTCTTCATCCTCGCCACCACCGACCCGCAGAAGCTCCTGGCCACTATCGTCTCCCGTTGCCAGCGCTTCGACCTCCGCCGCGTCCCCATGTCCGACGTCGCCCAGCGCCTCACCCAGATCGCCAAGGCGGAAGGGCTCGATGTCTCGCCGGAGGCCCTCGCCGCCATCGCCCGCGCCACTGGCGGTAGCCTTCGCGATGCCATCGGCCTCCTGGAACAGCTTGCCATCGGCCAGGCCAAGCGACTCGATATCCAGGACATCCGCGAGCTTCTCGGCATCGGCGGCGAAGTCCAGGCCCGCAGGCTCGCCATCGCCGCCCTTACCGGCGATACCTCGGGCGGACTGGCCGCCATCACGGAGGCGATGAACGAAGGCCTGGAGGTCGCCTCCTTCCACCGGGAAGTCCTCCTCCAGCTCCGCGGCATCCTCCTTCTCAAATCAGGCGCAAGAGAGACCGTGGACCTCTCCGCGGAGCAACAGCAGGAGGTCATGAACGCCACCAGCGCCGTCCCCGTGGAGCGTGTCGTCCGCGCCATAAAGACCTTCGCCCAGCAAGACCTGCGGCAGACGGGCAGCTCACCCCTTCCGCTGGAAGTCGCTCTCATCGAATCGGCCACCGCCCTCGCCGCCGAGCCCCAGCCCGTCGCCGCGCGGCCCCAGGCCGCTCCGGCCCCTGCGCGGCCTGCGCCGCCGCCTGCGCGCCCACTCTCCTCGTCGCCTGAAGGCTATCGCTCTTACGGCGAACGCGCTCCCGCGCGCCCTCCGATACAACAAGCGCCGCCTGCGCGGCCCTCCTCGCCGCCTCCGGCGCGGCCGGAGAACCGCCCGCCGGTCCCTGCGGCCGTAGCCTCCTCCTCGGCGACCATCTCCACCAACCCCGATCTCTTCATCCGGCTCAGAGAGAGCTGGCGCTTTGTGGCGGACGCCTGCAAAGGCAAGGGCCAGAAGATGAAGCTGGACGCCCTGCTGCGCAGCGGCAGGCCCACGGGCCTGGAGGGCGATTCTGTCGTCATCGGCTTTCCCAACCAGTTCTTCATAGATAAAATGAAAGAGGAAATCGAGAACCCCGGCACCCGCGTCGCCCTGGAAGAGGCCTTCGCCAAGGTCCTGGGCAAGCGCCACCAAGTGAAGTGCGTCATCTCCACCCGCGATGAACGCCCGGCCGCCGGAGGCCATCTGCTCAAGGCGGCCGTCGAAGAGATGGGCGCGAAAATCGTCGGAGGAGGCCCCCAGCCGTGATGAACAAGAACCTCATTCGCCAGGCCCAGCAGCTCCAGGCCCGCATCCAGAAAGCACAGGAGGAGCTGGGCACCCTCACCGCCGAGGCGAGCGCCGGGGGCGGCATGGTCACCGTCGTCGTCACCGGGGACCAGCGCGTCAAGTCCATCAAGATCGCCAAGGACGCCGTCAGCCCGGATGACGTGGAAGCCTTGGAGGACCTCGTCCTTGCCGCCGTCAGCGAAGGCCTGGAAAAGTCCCGCCAGCTTGCCGCCGCCCACCTCCAGAAGGCCACCGGAGGCATGAACATCCCGGGGCTGATGTAAGGC
It includes:
- the dnaX gene encoding DNA polymerase III subunit gamma/tau — its product is MAAQVLYRKWRPQRFADVVGQEHVTTTLLNALASGRVAHAYLFCGPRGTGKTSLGRIFAKAVNCQKNGKGEPCNECEICLSISEGRALDLIEIDAASNRSIDDVQSLRDKVNFSPNQARYKVYLIDEVHQLSRDAASALLKTLEEPPPHTLFILATTDPQKLLATIVSRCQRFDLRRVPMSDVAQRLTQIAKAEGLDVSPEALAAIARATGGSLRDAIGLLEQLAIGQAKRLDIQDIRELLGIGGEVQARRLAIAALTGDTSGGLAAITEAMNEGLEVASFHREVLLQLRGILLLKSGARETVDLSAEQQQEVMNATSAVPVERVVRAIKTFAQQDLRQTGSSPLPLEVALIESATALAAEPQPVAARPQAAPAPARPAPPPARPLSSSPEGYRSYGERAPARPPIQQAPPARPSSPPPARPENRPPVPAAVASSSATISTNPDLFIRLRESWRFVADACKGKGQKMKLDALLRSGRPTGLEGDSVVIGFPNQFFIDKMKEEIENPGTRVALEEAFAKVLGKRHQVKCVISTRDERPAAGGHLLKAAVEEMGAKIVGGGPQP
- a CDS encoding YbaB/EbfC family nucleoid-associated protein, encoding MNKNLIRQAQQLQARIQKAQEELGTLTAEASAGGGMVTVVVTGDQRVKSIKIAKDAVSPDDVEALEDLVLAAVSEGLEKSRQLAAAHLQKATGGMNIPGLM